The following coding sequences lie in one Myxococcus xanthus genomic window:
- a CDS encoding bifunctional 3-(3-hydroxy-phenyl)propionate/3-hydroxycinnamic acid hydroxylase, producing MGCDSQQTDTQVDVIISGCGPVGALTGNLLGLMGVRTLLLERDVTPHGEPRAFSCDDEGLRIYQSTGLLDLLQSNMRESRFAEYVGGTGKRFAEIHTGETDFGFGHTPLWFFHQPLLEGALRDGLNRFEHVELRKGVSVEAVVQDSDGVTVRYRDSLTGEQRSIRAKYLLACDGARSTVRKVMGIPMSGRAYGEPWLAVSGTVVDGEAPEICRFVCDPKRPAFVATGAVNQIRWEFMMMPGETREQLEKSETIAELIAPYVDPKRVRIERAQVYTFHCLNAARWRQGNVFLLGDAAHTMPPFMGQGLVSGMRDASNLAWKLKRVLHGQSSASLLDTYEQERRPHVEAVQKLCVRVGHLFLARNPLVASARDALMRTLQRIPRVRKFIEGFEFKEAPAHASGYYFGDKGEYFIQPRVKLPSGEEVLLDDTLGNEFTVLCRGNAPSAELEAARELAESLGGRMLTFHPPAEAVDGAEEDAPTLVDVTGKLADWFSKRAADVVVLRPDRFVYGAVQSRRLPELREALGV from the coding sequence ATGGGTTGTGACAGTCAGCAGACGGACACGCAGGTGGACGTCATCATCAGCGGGTGTGGTCCGGTGGGAGCGTTGACGGGCAACCTGCTGGGTCTCATGGGTGTACGCACCTTGCTGCTGGAGCGGGACGTGACGCCGCACGGCGAGCCCCGGGCCTTTTCGTGCGACGACGAAGGCCTGCGCATCTACCAGTCCACCGGACTGTTGGATTTGCTGCAAAGCAACATGCGGGAAAGCCGTTTCGCGGAGTACGTGGGCGGCACGGGCAAGCGCTTCGCGGAGATTCACACCGGCGAGACGGACTTCGGCTTCGGCCACACGCCGCTGTGGTTCTTCCACCAGCCGCTGCTGGAGGGCGCGCTGCGCGACGGGCTCAACCGCTTCGAGCACGTGGAGCTGCGCAAGGGCGTGAGCGTGGAGGCCGTGGTGCAGGACTCCGACGGGGTGACGGTGCGCTACCGCGATTCGCTCACCGGGGAGCAGCGCTCCATCCGCGCGAAGTACCTGCTGGCGTGTGACGGGGCGCGCAGCACCGTGCGCAAGGTGATGGGAATCCCGATGTCGGGACGGGCCTACGGCGAGCCTTGGCTGGCGGTGTCCGGCACCGTGGTGGACGGGGAGGCGCCGGAAATCTGCCGCTTCGTGTGCGACCCGAAGCGTCCGGCCTTCGTGGCCACCGGCGCGGTGAATCAGATTCGCTGGGAGTTCATGATGATGCCCGGCGAGACGCGCGAGCAGTTGGAGAAGTCGGAGACCATCGCCGAGCTCATCGCGCCGTACGTGGACCCCAAGCGGGTGCGCATCGAGCGGGCGCAGGTCTACACCTTCCACTGCCTCAACGCGGCGCGTTGGCGCCAGGGCAACGTCTTCCTGCTGGGCGACGCGGCGCACACCATGCCGCCTTTCATGGGCCAGGGCCTGGTGTCGGGGATGCGGGATGCGTCCAACCTGGCGTGGAAGCTGAAACGCGTGCTGCACGGGCAGTCCTCCGCGTCGCTGCTGGACACCTATGAGCAGGAGCGCCGGCCGCACGTGGAGGCGGTGCAGAAGCTGTGTGTCCGGGTGGGGCACCTGTTCCTGGCGCGCAACCCCTTGGTGGCCTCCGCGCGTGACGCGCTGATGCGCACCCTTCAGCGCATCCCCCGGGTGCGCAAGTTCATCGAGGGCTTCGAGTTCAAGGAGGCCCCGGCGCACGCGAGCGGCTACTACTTCGGCGACAAGGGCGAGTACTTCATCCAGCCGCGCGTGAAGCTGCCGTCGGGTGAGGAGGTCCTGTTGGACGACACCCTGGGCAATGAGTTCACGGTGCTGTGCCGGGGCAACGCGCCGTCGGCGGAGCTGGAGGCGGCGCGTGAGCTGGCCGAGTCGCTGGGGGGCCGGATGCTGACGTTCCATCCTCCGGCGGAGGCCGTGGACGGCGCCGAGGAGGACGCGCCCACCTTGGTGGACGTCACCGGAAAGCTGGCGGACTGGTTCTCCAAGCGCGCCGCGGACGTGGTGGTGCTGCGGCCGGACCGGTTCGTCTACGGCGCGGTGCAGTCGCGGCGCCTGCCGGAGCTGCGGGAGGCGCTCGGTGTGTAG
- a CDS encoding TetR/AcrR family transcriptional regulator — translation MSTSPRSRLRATAARLPPTAAAPPEGTRRRILETALQLFASRGYHDTSIRDLASALELRPSALYAHFAAKDHVLAELVRIGHEAHFEALETAFQGAKPTPADQVRALVHAHTRVHAEHPQLALVVNEEFYALSPELAAPAQALRDKANAMLIDAIRRGMAQGQFSPLHPEITAAAIVGMGSRIPHWFEPGGPIAVETLAKTHAELALRMLGSVSGA, via the coding sequence ATGAGCACCTCCCCCCGCTCTCGCCTGCGCGCCACGGCCGCCCGCCTCCCCCCCACGGCAGCGGCGCCCCCCGAAGGCACGCGCCGGCGCATCCTGGAGACGGCCCTGCAGCTCTTCGCGAGCCGCGGCTATCACGACACGTCCATTCGGGACCTGGCGTCGGCCCTGGAGCTGCGGCCCAGTGCGCTGTACGCCCACTTCGCGGCCAAGGACCACGTGCTCGCGGAGCTGGTGCGCATTGGCCACGAGGCCCACTTCGAGGCGTTGGAGACCGCGTTCCAGGGCGCGAAGCCCACGCCGGCGGACCAGGTGCGCGCGCTGGTTCATGCGCACACGCGCGTCCACGCGGAACATCCGCAGCTCGCGCTGGTGGTGAACGAGGAGTTCTACGCGCTGTCGCCGGAGCTGGCGGCGCCCGCGCAAGCGCTGCGGGACAAGGCCAACGCCATGTTGATTGACGCCATCCGGCGCGGCATGGCCCAGGGGCAGTTCTCCCCGCTCCATCCCGAAATCACCGCCGCGGCGATTGTCGGCATGGGCTCTCGCATCCCCCACTGGTTCGAACCCGGCGGCCCCATCGCGGTGGAGACCCTGGCGAAGACCCACGCCGAGTTGGCGCTGCGGATGCTGGGAAGTGTCTCCGGCGCGTGA
- a CDS encoding LysR family transcriptional regulator, translating to MAFTPLNALNAFLVVGRKRSFAAAATELGVSASALSQSVRQLETRLGVVLLTRTTRSVSLTDAGRRLLESAGPPVEQALDALKTATAQPGEVSGSVRLTVPTVAVTPVVTPILARFLQLHPRVEVDLRVEDRLVDVVAEGLDAGIRMSEALERDMVQVRLSGGFRFVVVGAPAYLERRGTPERPRDLLAHDCLCIRSETTGSIYQWELERGQRSWRVPVRGPFVSAHWKAHVGLAEAGLGLAYVFEPSVEAELARGTLRLVLEPYAARVEGFFLYFPSRAQVSPAFRAFLDVAREVTAAPR from the coding sequence ATGGCCTTCACGCCGCTCAACGCCCTGAATGCCTTCCTGGTGGTAGGCCGCAAGCGCAGCTTCGCCGCGGCAGCCACGGAGTTGGGCGTGTCCGCGTCCGCGCTGAGCCAGTCAGTCCGGCAGCTGGAGACGCGGCTGGGCGTGGTGCTGCTCACCCGCACCACGCGCAGTGTGTCCCTCACGGACGCGGGCCGCCGCCTGCTGGAGTCCGCCGGGCCGCCGGTGGAGCAGGCGCTCGATGCCCTGAAGACGGCCACCGCCCAGCCGGGCGAGGTGTCTGGTTCGGTGCGTCTCACCGTGCCCACCGTCGCCGTCACGCCCGTGGTGACGCCCATCCTGGCGCGCTTCCTCCAGCTCCATCCGCGCGTGGAGGTGGACCTGCGCGTGGAGGACCGGCTGGTGGACGTGGTGGCGGAGGGGCTGGATGCCGGCATCCGCATGTCGGAAGCGCTGGAGCGCGACATGGTGCAGGTGCGCCTGTCGGGCGGCTTCCGCTTCGTCGTGGTGGGCGCGCCCGCGTACCTCGAGCGGCGGGGCACGCCCGAGCGGCCCAGGGATTTGCTAGCGCACGACTGTCTCTGCATCCGCTCCGAGACGACGGGCTCCATCTACCAGTGGGAGCTGGAGCGCGGGCAGCGCAGCTGGCGCGTGCCGGTGCGCGGGCCGTTCGTCAGCGCGCATTGGAAGGCGCACGTGGGGCTGGCGGAAGCGGGCCTGGGGCTCGCCTACGTGTTCGAGCCGTCCGTGGAGGCGGAGCTGGCGCGCGGCACCTTGCGCCTGGTGTTGGAGCCCTACGCGGCGCGTGTGGAGGGTTTCTTCCTCTACTTCCCCAGCCGCGCGCAGGTGTCGCCCGCCTTCCGCGCCTTCCTGGACGTGGCGCGCGAGGTGACGGCGGCACCTCGCTGA
- a CDS encoding outer membrane beta-barrel protein has product MTTRMLWKLTALSLTLSAPAFAADWRKDGNFRRKEVKSTEDIGQAQEDRGFALGLRAGYSLPLGSAVASERGENPKMSDAYSGAIPLQVDLGYFFNSNVYLGAHFQYAPVLLAEDCRSEVSCSASQMRFGINASYHFRAGEKFMPWLGLGIGYEMLNMKISASEGDIETTIGTGARGIEFASVQAGADYRVNDTFSIGPYLSLAAGVYQTATSSIETKNVPILGDISESDSESIDNKAVHAWMSGGVRMQFRF; this is encoded by the coding sequence ATGACCACTCGCATGCTCTGGAAGCTCACGGCGCTCTCCCTCACCCTGTCCGCTCCCGCCTTCGCGGCGGACTGGCGCAAAGACGGCAACTTCCGGCGCAAGGAGGTCAAGAGCACCGAGGACATCGGGCAGGCGCAAGAGGACCGGGGCTTCGCGCTGGGTCTGCGCGCCGGCTACAGCCTCCCGCTGGGAAGCGCCGTGGCTTCCGAGCGGGGTGAAAACCCCAAGATGAGTGACGCGTACAGCGGCGCCATCCCCTTGCAGGTGGACCTGGGCTACTTCTTCAACTCGAACGTCTACCTGGGCGCCCACTTCCAGTATGCGCCCGTGCTCCTCGCTGAAGACTGCCGCTCCGAAGTCAGCTGCTCCGCCAGCCAGATGCGCTTCGGCATCAACGCGTCCTACCACTTCCGCGCGGGTGAGAAGTTCATGCCCTGGCTGGGCCTGGGCATCGGCTACGAGATGCTCAACATGAAAATCTCCGCGAGCGAGGGAGACATCGAGACCACCATCGGCACGGGCGCCCGCGGCATCGAGTTCGCATCCGTCCAGGCCGGCGCCGACTACCGCGTCAACGACACGTTCTCCATCGGGCCCTACCTGTCGCTGGCGGCCGGCGTCTACCAGACGGCGACCAGCAGCATCGAGACGAAGAACGTGCCCATCCTCGGCGACATCTCCGAGTCGGACTCGGAGAGCATCGACAACAAGGCGGTCCACGCCTGGATGTCCGGCGGCGTGCGGATGCAGTTCCGCTTCTAG
- a CDS encoding BlaI/MecI/CopY family transcriptional regulator → MTRKPEPEVAPRPLTPVELELMHIVWRLGEVSVADVLAALPPERALAYTSVSTVLRILEQKGVVESRKQGRGHLYSAVLPRDAYEAQSVRHLVETVFDGTPSALVARLVEAVPLSASDVDQLRKLLDAKGRKP, encoded by the coding sequence GTGACTCGCAAGCCTGAGCCCGAAGTGGCTCCACGGCCGTTGACGCCGGTGGAGCTGGAGTTGATGCACATCGTCTGGCGCCTCGGTGAGGTGAGTGTGGCGGACGTGCTCGCCGCGCTGCCGCCGGAGCGCGCGCTGGCGTACACGTCCGTCTCCACGGTGCTGCGCATCCTGGAGCAGAAGGGCGTGGTGGAGAGCCGCAAGCAGGGCCGTGGCCACCTGTACTCGGCGGTGTTGCCGCGCGACGCCTATGAGGCGCAGAGCGTGCGCCACCTGGTGGAGACGGTGTTTGACGGCACGCCTTCCGCGCTGGTGGCGCGGCTGGTGGAGGCGGTGCCCCTGTCCGCCTCGGATGTGGACCAGCTCCGCAAGCTGCTCGACGCGAAGGGCCGCAAGCCGTGA
- a CDS encoding BTAD domain-containing putative transcriptional regulator → MAADGLVNTQRFHLELLGEARLRVGDTRIPLERRTAGVLAWLALEGPHPKYRLAGLLWAESGETTARNNMRQLLRRLRLACGSELVQGTDVLSLCEGVVSDAAELQAHVLAGRFSEALMLDGVLLGALEYEDCSEFQTWLEGARERLDKLRRRAAVAESESREKRGDLTGALALVEQLLTMDPYSEEAWRRLMRLHYVAGDRMAALNAFERCRRLLREELDTTPLPQTVALAREIERGPPAPKQVPPPTSRLPLSVLRPPVLVGREREWARMEAAWEAGQTIFISGEPGVGKTRLAHDFAASRGSYLLLEARPGEQSVPYSSHVRLVRQMLARVPDPNLPSWVRRELARLLPDQAGQEGLPPPMADEADRSRFLEAQCQLVYQLAASMDAMVADDLQFMDSATAEFAVLMLSRRHAPEPGGRFPRFIDTYRTDELSPQATVFVQQLVTAGLAILVELQPLGSAAVGALLQSLELPGAEKLVQDVTRHTGGNPLFITETLKYLLETGGLERGWPEHVPASGRGQQLIQQRLERLSPSALLVARLAALAKTDFTLELASEVLEMNPLALVTHVAELEGAQILRGERFTNDLLFEVVRQGIPGALGTLLHRRLAVALEQRGAAPVVVAQHWLDGHEPRRAAPFLVSAANAEAAALRHLEAALLYHRAAALLDETGHADEAALVRGRVRNIPTA, encoded by the coding sequence ATGGCAGCCGACGGCCTGGTAAATACACAACGCTTTCACCTGGAACTCTTGGGCGAAGCCCGGCTCCGGGTCGGCGACACACGCATCCCGCTGGAGCGGCGGACCGCGGGCGTCCTCGCATGGCTGGCATTGGAAGGCCCTCACCCGAAGTACCGCCTGGCCGGACTCCTGTGGGCAGAGTCCGGGGAGACGACCGCGCGCAACAACATGCGACAGCTGCTGCGCCGGCTGCGGCTCGCCTGCGGCTCGGAGCTGGTGCAAGGCACCGACGTCCTCTCGCTGTGTGAGGGCGTTGTCTCGGACGCCGCCGAACTCCAGGCCCACGTGCTCGCGGGGCGATTCTCGGAAGCCCTCATGCTGGATGGCGTGCTCCTGGGCGCCCTGGAATACGAAGATTGCTCGGAATTCCAAACATGGTTGGAAGGCGCGCGTGAGCGATTGGACAAGCTTCGCCGCCGGGCCGCCGTGGCGGAGTCGGAGTCGCGGGAGAAGCGGGGGGACCTGACGGGTGCGCTGGCGCTCGTGGAGCAGCTCCTCACCATGGACCCGTATTCGGAAGAAGCGTGGCGCCGGCTGATGCGGCTGCACTACGTGGCGGGCGACCGAATGGCCGCGCTCAACGCCTTCGAGCGGTGCCGCCGCCTGCTGCGCGAGGAGCTGGACACCACGCCGCTGCCGCAGACGGTGGCCCTGGCGCGCGAAATCGAGCGGGGCCCGCCCGCCCCCAAGCAGGTGCCCCCACCCACGAGCCGGCTGCCCCTGTCCGTGCTCCGGCCACCCGTCCTGGTGGGCCGCGAGCGCGAGTGGGCGAGGATGGAGGCCGCCTGGGAGGCGGGGCAGACCATCTTCATCTCTGGCGAGCCGGGCGTGGGCAAGACGCGCCTGGCCCATGACTTCGCGGCGTCGCGGGGCAGCTACCTGCTGCTGGAGGCGCGGCCCGGCGAACAGAGCGTGCCATACTCCTCGCACGTGCGGCTGGTGCGGCAGATGCTGGCCCGGGTTCCCGATCCAAACCTGCCGAGCTGGGTGCGGCGCGAGCTGGCGCGCCTGCTGCCGGACCAGGCCGGGCAGGAAGGCCTGCCCCCGCCCATGGCGGACGAGGCCGACCGCAGCCGCTTCCTGGAAGCGCAGTGCCAGCTCGTCTACCAGCTCGCGGCCAGCATGGACGCCATGGTGGCCGACGACCTCCAGTTCATGGACAGCGCCACCGCGGAGTTCGCGGTGCTGATGCTGTCGCGCCGCCACGCGCCCGAGCCCGGCGGCCGTTTCCCGCGCTTCATCGACACCTACCGGACGGATGAGCTGTCGCCCCAGGCCACCGTCTTCGTCCAGCAATTGGTGACCGCGGGGCTGGCCATCCTGGTGGAGTTGCAGCCCCTGGGCTCCGCTGCGGTGGGCGCGCTGCTCCAGAGCCTGGAGCTTCCCGGCGCGGAGAAGCTGGTGCAGGACGTGACGCGGCACACCGGTGGCAACCCGCTCTTCATCACCGAGACACTGAAGTACCTGCTGGAGACCGGCGGCCTGGAACGCGGCTGGCCCGAACACGTCCCCGCCTCCGGCCGGGGCCAGCAGCTCATCCAGCAGCGGCTGGAGCGGCTGTCCCCCTCCGCGCTGCTGGTGGCCCGGCTGGCGGCGCTGGCGAAGACGGACTTCACGCTGGAGCTGGCCAGCGAGGTGCTGGAGATGAACCCGCTGGCGCTCGTCACGCATGTGGCGGAGCTGGAAGGCGCGCAGATTCTGAGGGGCGAGCGCTTCACCAATGACTTGCTCTTCGAGGTGGTGCGCCAGGGCATCCCCGGCGCGCTGGGCACGCTGCTCCACCGCCGGCTCGCCGTGGCCCTGGAGCAGCGCGGCGCCGCGCCCGTCGTCGTGGCCCAGCACTGGCTGGACGGCCACGAGCCACGCCGCGCGGCTCCCTTCCTCGTCTCCGCCGCCAACGCGGAGGCCGCCGCCCTGCGCCACCTGGAGGCCGCCCTGCTCTATCACCGCGCCGCCGCGCTGCTGGACGAGACGGGCCACGCCGACGAAGCGGCGCTCGTGCGGGGCCGCGTGCGCAACATCCCCACCGCGTAG
- a CDS encoding alpha/beta hydrolase family esterase codes for MKRNTVACSRTWLLLLAVLTLTAAAPARAGTWVHGIEGTRGFQLWVPTGYQADTPLPLVVALHGCFQNPSQFAGLSRLNEKADAEKFLVLYPNQATFANPTQCWNFMLVLNQTRGHGEPALVVGMVEQVKRHYAVDARRIYVGGVSSGAVLTGTLLACYSDVFAAGMIGAGAMYKAATTISGTGFAMLFGSIYHPDDRGRDAWVCSGRPRHTVPVLVVHGTKDSVVDSVNGRQAVRQFLQTSDYGDDGVANDSIRPVATQVTRATVPGGRGYTVEDYVYGGSLVARHIEIQGMDHAWPGGDSRYPFADPSGPDGTSIMWDFFRQHTRN; via the coding sequence ATGAAGCGGAACACTGTCGCGTGCTCGCGCACGTGGTTGTTGCTGCTCGCCGTCCTCACGCTCACCGCCGCTGCGCCCGCACGCGCCGGCACCTGGGTTCATGGCATCGAAGGGACCCGGGGCTTCCAGCTCTGGGTGCCCACGGGGTACCAGGCTGACACGCCGCTGCCCCTGGTGGTGGCGCTGCACGGCTGCTTCCAGAACCCGAGCCAGTTCGCCGGCCTCTCGCGCCTCAACGAGAAGGCGGACGCCGAGAAGTTCCTGGTGCTGTACCCGAACCAGGCGACGTTCGCGAACCCCACGCAGTGCTGGAACTTCATGCTGGTGCTCAACCAGACGCGGGGCCACGGTGAGCCCGCGCTCGTTGTGGGCATGGTGGAGCAGGTGAAGCGGCACTACGCGGTGGATGCGCGCCGCATCTACGTGGGCGGCGTCAGCTCCGGCGCGGTGCTCACGGGGACGCTGCTGGCCTGCTACTCGGACGTGTTCGCCGCGGGGATGATTGGCGCGGGGGCCATGTACAAGGCGGCCACCACGATTTCGGGCACGGGCTTCGCCATGCTCTTCGGCAGCATCTACCACCCGGATGACCGGGGCCGGGACGCGTGGGTGTGCTCGGGCCGTCCGCGTCACACGGTGCCGGTGCTTGTCGTGCACGGGACGAAGGACAGCGTGGTCGACTCCGTCAACGGCCGGCAAGCGGTGCGGCAGTTCCTGCAGACCAGTGACTACGGCGATGACGGCGTGGCCAATGACAGCATCCGTCCGGTGGCCACGCAGGTGACGCGCGCGACGGTGCCCGGCGGGCGCGGGTACACCGTGGAGGACTACGTCTACGGTGGCTCGCTGGTGGCGCGGCACATCGAAATCCAGGGGATGGACCACGCCTGGCCCGGTGGGGATTCGCGTTATCCCTTCGCCGACCCGTCCGGACCGGACGGCACCAGCATCATGTGGGACTTCTTCCGGCAGCACACCCGGAACTGA
- a CDS encoding alpha/beta fold hydrolase — protein sequence MPLLQFEALSLYFEESGEGTPVLLLHGLGSSGRDWESVAPRLTGRHRVIVPDARGHGRSGKPPGAYGVPRFARDIAGLCDALGLTGVHVVGLSMGGMMGFQLAVDRPELVRSLVIVNSGPELVARTLRRKFEFGLRLTLLKLLGPSVLAKVLAPKLFPKPEQEALRQRALEIFSANDPDAYLRATKGLVGWSVMRHLGGITCPVLVLASDRDYTPVSTKQAYVDLLPNARLQVLSDSGHASPHDQPDKVAEAVEAFLAGVEDAAVDARQPG from the coding sequence ATGCCGTTGCTCCAGTTCGAGGCGCTCTCCCTCTACTTCGAGGAATCGGGTGAGGGCACCCCTGTGCTGCTTCTTCACGGCCTTGGCTCCTCAGGCCGGGACTGGGAGTCCGTGGCACCCAGACTGACGGGCCGCCATCGCGTCATCGTTCCCGATGCGCGGGGCCACGGACGCAGCGGAAAGCCGCCGGGCGCCTATGGCGTGCCGCGCTTCGCCCGGGACATCGCCGGGCTGTGTGACGCGCTGGGACTCACCGGCGTCCACGTGGTGGGCCTGTCCATGGGCGGGATGATGGGGTTCCAGCTCGCGGTGGACCGGCCGGAGCTGGTGCGCAGCCTGGTCATCGTCAACAGCGGGCCGGAGCTGGTGGCGCGCACGCTGCGCCGCAAGTTCGAGTTCGGGCTGCGCCTGACGCTGCTGAAGCTGCTGGGGCCCTCGGTGCTGGCGAAGGTCCTGGCGCCCAAGCTCTTTCCCAAGCCCGAACAGGAAGCGCTTCGTCAGCGCGCGCTGGAGATATTCAGCGCCAACGACCCGGACGCGTACCTGCGCGCGACGAAGGGGTTGGTGGGGTGGAGCGTCATGCGGCACCTGGGCGGCATCACCTGCCCGGTGCTGGTGCTCGCGTCCGACAGGGACTACACGCCCGTGTCCACGAAGCAGGCCTACGTGGACCTGCTGCCGAACGCGCGGCTCCAGGTGTTGAGTGATTCCGGCCATGCGTCACCGCATGACCAGCCCGACAAGGTCGCCGAAGCCGTGGAGGCCTTCCTGGCCGGAGTCGAGGACGCCGCGGTGGATGCGCGGCAGCCGGGCTGA
- a CDS encoding transglycosylase SLT domain-containing protein: MSAVLRELASLYLTQALLLAVAPPLAWLALALLAWLGRPLSARQSLKVARGVLLLTLVLPLLAAAVHALVPTGPRFTFERSVARHAGRLPAPLWEPRPVAEPARARESAPALPPVLPAAALALLVGGGAFIARALVRHARMLRQLESLPRVRGVGRVAVVLGEVGMPAFSAWFPRAGRQPSAWVVVPPALLEDAESFRLTVLHELQHHRQRDTHRAFARLVLTGAFFWHPGAYALSRWMASLQELACDEALVASGRAPAQAYARCLLQAALSVRPESSLPAGVTGMSHPTTRRIQMLFQPRPARAQGVSALLAALCLVLVPLAALSQGVAQGRAVTLAEAQALARSSQPEGDLPVVVDAHVLARLNTLTGSEKGRAFMKRALANLVTQREALSAPLRDKGLPEGLLAVAVVESAATNMPETDGRPSLAPGMRGAGVWMFIPETARRYGLEVSDARDERLDVARETEAAASLLSDLHARYGDWRLALTAYNQGAKKVDAALVAGGSRDATVLVDAGHLNDYAATVQAGLLILRNPHLLD; this comes from the coding sequence GTGAGCGCCGTGCTGCGTGAGCTCGCGTCGCTCTATCTGACGCAGGCGCTGCTGCTCGCCGTGGCGCCGCCGCTGGCATGGCTGGCGTTGGCGCTGCTGGCATGGTTGGGGCGTCCCTTGTCGGCGCGGCAGTCCTTGAAGGTTGCGCGCGGCGTGTTGCTGCTCACGCTGGTGCTGCCGTTGTTGGCCGCGGCCGTGCACGCGCTGGTTCCCACCGGGCCCCGCTTCACCTTCGAGCGTTCCGTGGCGCGCCACGCGGGACGGCTGCCCGCGCCCTTGTGGGAGCCGCGTCCGGTGGCGGAGCCTGCGCGGGCTCGGGAGTCCGCGCCCGCGCTGCCTCCCGTGCTGCCCGCGGCGGCGCTGGCGCTCTTGGTGGGAGGAGGCGCCTTCATCGCGCGGGCGCTCGTGCGGCACGCGCGCATGCTGCGCCAGTTGGAGTCGCTGCCCCGCGTGCGCGGCGTGGGGCGTGTCGCCGTGGTGCTGGGCGAGGTGGGCATGCCGGCCTTCTCCGCGTGGTTTCCTCGCGCCGGGCGTCAGCCCTCCGCGTGGGTGGTGGTGCCGCCCGCGCTGCTGGAGGACGCGGAGTCCTTCCGGCTGACGGTGCTTCACGAGCTTCAGCACCACCGTCAGCGCGACACACACCGGGCCTTCGCGCGGCTCGTCCTCACGGGCGCCTTCTTCTGGCATCCGGGCGCATATGCCCTGTCCCGGTGGATGGCCTCGCTGCAGGAGCTGGCGTGTGACGAAGCGCTGGTGGCCAGTGGCCGGGCCCCGGCGCAGGCCTACGCGCGGTGTCTGCTCCAGGCGGCCTTGTCGGTGCGGCCCGAGTCCTCCCTTCCCGCCGGTGTCACCGGCATGTCCCACCCCACCACCCGGAGAATCCAGATGCTCTTCCAGCCTCGTCCCGCCCGTGCCCAGGGTGTTTCCGCGCTCCTGGCCGCGCTGTGTCTCGTCCTGGTGCCGCTCGCGGCGCTGTCACAAGGCGTGGCGCAGGGCCGCGCGGTGACGCTCGCGGAGGCGCAGGCGCTCGCCCGGTCCAGCCAGCCGGAGGGAGATTTGCCGGTGGTGGTGGACGCGCATGTGTTGGCTCGGCTCAACACGCTCACCGGTTCGGAGAAGGGACGCGCGTTCATGAAGCGCGCACTGGCCAACCTGGTGACGCAGCGGGAGGCGCTCTCCGCGCCGCTACGTGACAAGGGCCTGCCCGAGGGACTGTTGGCAGTGGCCGTCGTCGAATCCGCGGCGACGAACATGCCGGAGACGGATGGCCGGCCCTCGCTGGCACCGGGCATGCGTGGCGCGGGCGTGTGGATGTTCATCCCGGAGACGGCGCGGCGCTACGGGCTGGAGGTGAGCGACGCGCGGGACGAGCGGCTGGACGTGGCGCGTGAAACGGAGGCCGCCGCCTCGCTGCTGTCGGACCTGCACGCGCGCTATGGCGACTGGCGGCTGGCGCTCACCGCGTACAACCAGGGGGCGAAGAAGGTGGATGCGGCGCTGGTCGCGGGCGGAAGCCGGGATGCCACGGTGCTCGTCGACGCCGGGCATCTCAACGACTACGCCGCCACCGTGCAGGCGGGGTTGCTCATCCTGCGCAACCCGCACCTGCTGGACTGA